Proteins found in one Osmerus mordax isolate fOsmMor3 chromosome 20, fOsmMor3.pri, whole genome shotgun sequence genomic segment:
- the smarcb1b gene encoding SWI/SNF-related matrix-associated actin-dependent regulator of chromatin subfamily B member 1b isoform X2, whose translation MALSKTFGQKPIKFQLEQDGDFYMVGSEVGNYLRMFRGSLYKRYPSLWRRLASVEERKKIVASSHATSVTLLKASECEEIFEGNDEKYKAVSISTEPPAYLREQKAKRSSQWVPTLPNSSHHLDAVPCSTTINRNRMGRDKKRTFPLCFDDHDPAVIHENASQAEVLVPIRLDMEIDGQKLRDAFTWNMNEKLMTPEMFAEILCDDLDLNPLTFVPAIASAIRQQIESHPTDTLLEEQADQRVIIKLNIHVGNISLVDQFEWDMSERENSPETFALKLCSELGLGGEFVTTIAYSIRGQLSWHQRTYAFSENPLPTVEIAIRNTGDADQWCPLLETLTDAEMEKKIRDQDRNTRRMRRLANTAPAW comes from the exons ATGGCACTAAGCAAAACCTTTGGGCAGAAACCGATAAAATTTCAATTAGAACAAGATGGAGACTTTTACATGGTTGGATCAGAG gttGGCAACTACCTGCGCATGTTCAGGGGCTCTCTTTATAAAAGATACCCATCGCTATGGAGACGCTTAGCCTCGgtggaggaaagaaagaaaattgtTGCGTCGTCACACG CCACCAGTGTGACTCTGCTGAAGGCTTCAGAATGCGAGGAGATCTTTGAGGGAAATGACGAGAAGTACAAAGCGGTGTCGATCAGCACAGAGCCACCTGCCTACCTCAG GGAGCAGAAGGCCAAGAGGAGCAGCCAGTGGGTTCCCACGCTGCCCAACAGCTCCCATCACCTGGACGCCGTGCCCTGCTCCACCACCATCAACCGCAACCGCATGGGCCGCGACAAGAAGAGGACCTTCCCTCTCTG TTTTGACGACCACGACCCGGCTGTGATCCACGAGAACGCGTCGCAGGCCGAGGTGCTGGTCCCCATCCGGCTTGACATGGAGATCGACGGCCAGAAGCTGCGAGACGCCTTCACCTGGAACATGAACG AGAAGTTGATGACCCCGGAGATGTTTGCGGAGATACTGTGTGACGACCTGGATCTGAACCCTCTGACCTTCGTGCCAGCCATCGCCTCGGCCATCCGGCAGCAGATCGAGTCCCACCCCACCGACACCCTGCTGGAGGAACAGGCCGACCAGAGGGTCATCATCAag CTGAACATCCATGTGGGGAACATCTCCCTGGTGGACCAGTTTGAGTGGGACATGTCTGAGAGGGAGAACTCACCAGAGACCTTCGCCCTGAAGCTGTGCTCTGAGCTGGGCCTGGGAGGGGAGTTCGTCACCACCATTGCCTACAGCATCCGGGGCCAGCTCAGCTGGCACCAGCGCACCTACGCCTTCAG TGAGAACCCCCTGCCCACAGTGGAGATTGCCATCAGGAACACGGGCGACGCCGACCAGtggtgccccctgctggagaccCTGACAGACgcagagatggagaagaagatCCGGGACCAGGACAGGAACACCAG GCGCATGAGACGCCTGGCCAACACCGCCCCCGCCTGGTGA
- the LOC136964339 gene encoding ral guanine nucleotide dissociation stimulator-like, translating to MVYLTGAPCEARGKQASPDGMFDATAWRIRHIWEGVRLEVAGDASPVVLHSFTQLDPDFPLLENAMQEIGEEVEEGAVYSITLRKLQMHQAPSRGQRWLGADAEAALSLYETCKVRTIKAGTLEKLVEYMMAAFRGNDSTYVTIFLCTYRSFASTKQVLDLLLNRYAKLQNLPGSEGYRLTHDDRTELRNTISSILGAWLDQYSEDFWKPPEYSCLRRLVSYLHLNFPGSDLERRACNLLAHFHRRQLQEPEHEVLDHGPYTFTLLEENGFEDYRPDFLTFDPTVVAEQLTLMDAELFKKVVPYHCLGSIWSQRDKKGKEHLAPTIRATVTQFNCVTNCVIATCLGNRLLKPTQRAKVVERWIDVARECRILKNFSSLRAILSALQCNPVHRLKRTWDEVSRENFRIFLELSEIFSDENNHSLSRELLVKEGTSKFATLEINPKRAQKRQQPRHLSVMQGTIPYLGTFLTDLVMMDTAMKDYLDGGLINFDKRRKEFEVIAQIKLLQLACNNYNFTRNTRFREWYSSLDKLTEAESYSQSCEIEPLSESASNTLKAKKNTGIIKRWSDRQPASTEAGSSSSHSKSFDQLRYASCLGGGGEGADSLSVTSAGSSSSDVEEVSFISHSPDAPERKTSTPSVKHSNSALGKCGPLPDLAPTFWESTSLSSLDASGIGSGSGSSSASSSSMSSTPGSRSHKRSVSGVSSYSSLSLPLYNQQVDDCCIIRVSLDVDNGNMYKSILVTSQDKTPAVIRKAMVKHNLDRERPEEYELLQKISDEKELKIPDNANVFYAMNSSANYDFVLKRRGFPRAARPKHGSSSTLPRMKQKGLKIAKGIF from the exons ATGGTTTATCTAACGGGAGCCCCGTGTGAGGCGCGGGGCAAGCAGGCGTCTCCAGATGGGATGTTTGACGCCACCGCCTGGAGGATCCGTCACATctgggagggggtgaggctTGAGGTGGCGGGGGACGCCAGCCCCGTGGTCCTGCACAGTTTCACACAACTGGACCCCGATTTTCCACTCTTGGAG AACGCGATGCAGGAGAtcggggaggaggtggaggagggggcggtgTATTCCATCACGCTGAGGAAGCTGCAGATGCACCAGGcgcccagcagggggcagcgctGGCTGGGCGCGGATGCGGAAGCGGCCCTCAGCCTCTACGAGACGTGCAAGGTCCGCACCATCAAGGCGGGGACGCTGGAGAAGCTGGTGGAGTACATGATGGCCGCCTTCCGGGGGAACGACTCCACTTACGTCACCATCTTCCTCTGCACATACCGCTCCTTCGCCTCCACCAAGCAGGTGCTGGACCTGCTGCTGAACAG GTATGCTAAGCTGCAAAACCTCCCAGGATCAGAAGGCTACAGACTGACTCATGATGACCGGACCGAACTACGGAA CACCATCTCGTCCATCCTGGGCGCGTGGCTGGATCAGTATTCAGAGGACTTCTGGAAGCCTCCTGAGTACAGCTGTCTCCGCCGCCTCGTCTCCTACCTCCACCTCAACTTCCCCGGCTCAGACCTGGAGCGCCGCGCCTGCAACCTGCTCGCTCACTTTCACCGCCGGCAGCTGCAGGAACCCGAACACGAGG TGCTGGACCATGGCCCCTACACCTTCACCCTGCTGGAGGAGAATGGCTTTGAGGATTACCGGCCAGACTTCCTGACCTTCGACCCCACCGTGGTGGCTGAGCAGTTGACCCTCATGGATGCA GAGCTCTTTAAAAAGGTGGTTCCGTATCACTGCCTGGGCAGCATCTGGTCTCAGCGTGACAAGAAGGGCAAAGAGCACCTAGCTCCGACCATCCGGGCCACCGTCACCCAGTTCAACTGTGTCACCAACTGTGTGATCGCCACCTGCCTGGGCAACCGCTTGCTTAAACCCACACAGAGGGCCAAGGTGGTGGAGCGATGGATCGATGTGGCCAGG GAGTGTCGTATTCTGAAGAATTTCTCCTCTCTGCGGGCCATCCTCTCAGCTCTGCAGTGCAACCCTGTTCACCGGCTCAAGAGGACCTGGGATGAAGTATCTAG gGAGAACTTCCGGATATTCCTTGAGCTGTCTGAGATTTTCTCAGATGAGAATAACCACTCGCTGAGCAGAGAGCTGCTGGTGAAG GAGGGAACATCTAAATTTGCCACTCTGGAGATCAACCCCAAACGAGCCCAGAAGAGACAACAACCCAGACACCtg agtgtgatgCAGGGCACCATCCCCTACCTAGGGACATTCCTCACAGACCTGGTGATGATGGACACGGCTATGAAGGACTATCTGGAC GGAGGGCTGATCAACTTTGACAAGAGGAGGAAG GAGTTTGAGGTGATCGCCCAGATCAAGCTGCTGCAGCTGGCCTGCAACAACTACAACTTCACCAGGAACACCCGCTTCAGGGAGTGGTACTCCAGCCTGGACAAActcacagaggcagagag CTACAGCCAGTCCTGTGAGATTGAGCCTCTGTCTGAATCTGCCTCCAACACTCTGAAGGCAAAGAAGAACACAGGGATAATCAAGCGTTGGAGCGA TCGCCAGCCAGCCAGTACCGAGGCAGGATCCAGCAGCTCCCACTCCAAGTCGTTCGACCAGCTGCGCTACGCCTCatgcctggggggagggggggaggggg cagaCTCCCTGAGTGTCACCTCCGCTGGCTCCAGCAGCTCCGACGTGGAAGAGGTCAGCTTCATCTCACACTCACCCGACGCCCCGGAGCGCAAG ACCTCCACGCCTTCCGTAAAACATTCCAATTCCGCGTTAGGAAAGTGTGGCCCCTTGCCTGACCTGGCACCCACG ttcTGGGAGTCGACCTCCCTGTCGTCGCTGGACGCGTCCGGCATCGGCTCTGGCTCCGGTTCCAGcagtgcctcctcctcctccatgtcctccacgCCAGGTTCCCGCTCACACAAGCGCTCCGTCTCTGGGGTGTCCagctactcctccctctccctgccgctCTACAACCAGCAGGTGGACGACTGCTGCATCATACGGGTCAGCCTGGACGTAGACAACGGAAACATGTACAAGAGCAtcctg GTGACCAGTCAGGACAAGACTCCGGCGGTCATCAGGAAGGCGATGGTGAAACACAACCTGGACCGTGAGAGACCAGAGGAATACGAGCTGCTGCAGAAGATCTCAGACGAGAAAG AGCTGAAGATCCCCGACAACGCCAACGTGTTCTACGCCATGAACTCGTCCGCCAACTACGACTTTGTCCTGAAGCGCCGAGGGTTTCCCCGGGCGGCCCGGCCAAAGCACGGCTCCAGCTCCACGCTGCCTCGCATGAAGCAGAAAGGCCTGAAGATCGCCAAGGGTATCTTCTAA
- the mmp11b gene encoding stromelysin-3 — protein sequence MWSRKGLNHVSACELVHKEVQFEENKEICKYKIPREIFPVIHRLQRAVRLPLSVCGLDAHGQSAKFHGQSARSLNMMLSPRLVCSILALHFLHCAYSVPLPAGKTTNRYREASRHLKTSHSSLRRGRLSPPQDTLQEVHSSLEKELPVNGMGVWKRRRCGVPDPPAPSHPETRSGGQQRRKRFVLFGGRWEKTHLTYKVVRFPWQMTQEKVRRVLQEALRVWSDVTPLTFAEVDSEQADIIIDFNRYWHGDNLPFDGPGGILAHAYFPRTHRQGDIHFDYDESWTVGNSMGTDLLQVAAHEFGHVLGLQHSLEPGAVMSPFYSFSYPLELSYDDKQGIQSLYGPPRQTPPPIIETNEIDTGEPDPCRTDFDAVSMIRGELFFFRAGYVWRLRGRALQAGYPAQASRHWRGLPQRLDAAYEDNAGNIWFFQGDSYWVFDAERRITGPDSVRSLGLPVSDLQAALKWGEGGAQKVFLFRAGAYWLFSPLENRVESSHPSSMEDWSGAPAHIDAAFQDRQGYVHFLHGLQYWKFDPVERNVLEGYPRYVGIDFFGCPASTYH from the exons ATGTGGAGCAGGAAGGGGTTAAATCACGTGAGCGCTTGCGAACTTGTCCATAAAGAAGTGCAATTTGAAGAGAACAAAGAAATCTGCAAGTATAAAATCCCCCGCGAGATATTTCCCGTCATTCACAGACTCCAGCGCGCCGTCCGTCTCCCGCTCTCTGTCTGCGGGCTGGATGCACACGGACAGTCCGCTAAATTTCACGGACAGTCCGCCAGATCTCTAAACATGATGCTGAGTCCACGGCTCGTCTGTAGCATCCTCGCTCTGCATTTCCTGCACTGCGCTTATTCCGTGCCGCTACCCGCGGGAAAAACTACCAACAGGTACAGGGAGGCG AGCCGGCACCTGAAGACCTCCCACTCCAGCCTGAGGAGAGGCCGgctgtcccccccccaggacaCGCTGCAGGAAGTCCACAGCTCTCTGGAGAAGGAACTTCCTGTCAACGGGATGGGGGTGTGGAAGCGTCGGCGCTGTGGCGTCCccgacccccccgccccctcccacccGGAGACGCGCTCCGGAGGACAGCAGAGACGCAAGCGCTTCGTCCTGTTTGGGGGACGCTGGGAGAAGACACACCTGACCTACAA ggtggtgcGTTTCCCCTGGCAGATGACCCAGGAGAAGGTGCGTCGTGTACTACAGGAGGCGCTGCGCGTGTGGAGTGACGTCACTCCCCTCACCTTCGCAGAGGTGGACAGCGAGCAGGCCGACATCATCATCGACTTTAACAG gtactGGCACGGCGACAACCTGCCCTTCGACGGCCCGGGGGGGATTCTGGCCCACGCGTACTTCCCCcggacacacaggcagggagacatccACTTTGACTACGACGAGAGCTGGACCGTGGGCAACAGCATGG gcACAGACCTCCTCCAGGTGGCGGCTCATGAGTTTGGCCACGTCCTGGGTCTGCAGCACTCTCTGGAGCCTGGCGCAGTCATGTCACCCTTCTACAGCTTCTCCTACCCACTGGAACTCAGCTACGATGACAAGCAGGGCATCCAATCCCTGTACGGCCCACCCCGCCAGACCCCACCCCCTATCATAGAGACCAATGAGATTGACACAGGCGAG CCCGACCCGTGCAGGACGGACTTCGACGCCGTGTCCATGATCCGGGGAGAGCTGTTCTTCTTCCGGGCAGGCTACGTCTGGCGTCTCCGAGGGCGGGCGCTGCAAGCGGGGTACCCCGCCCAGGCCTCCAGACACTGGAGGGGTCTGCCCCAGCGCCTAGACGCTGCCTACGAGGACAACGCTGGGAACATTTGGTTCTTCCAAG gggACAGTTACTGGGTGTTTGACGCTGAGAGGAGGATCACGGGGCCGGACTCTGTGCGGAGTCTGGGGCTGCCGGTGTCGGACCTCCAAGCAGCCCTGAAGTGGGGCGAGGGCGGGGCCCAGAAGGTGTTCCTGTTCCGGGCTGGGGCGTACTGGCTCTTTAGCCCCCTGGAGAACCGTGTGGAGTCCTCCCACCCCAGCAGCATGGAGGACTGGAGTGGCGCGCCCGCGCACATCGACGCTGCCTTCCAGGACAGACAGG GTTATGTCCATTTCCTGCACGGTCTGCAGTACTGGAAGTTTGACCCCGTGGAGAGGAATGTTCTGGAAGGATACCCTCGCTACGTTGGCATCGACTTCTTTGGCTGTCCTGCCTCCACGTATCACTGA
- the smarcb1b gene encoding SWI/SNF-related matrix-associated actin-dependent regulator of chromatin subfamily B member 1b isoform X1 → MALSKTFGQKPIKFQLEQDGDFYMVGSEVGNYLRMFRGSLYKRYPSLWRRLASVEERKKIVASSHATSVTLLKASECEEIFEGNDEKYKAVSISTEPPAYLREQKAKRSSQWVPTLPNSSHHLDAVPCSTTINRNRMGRDKKRTFPLCFDDHDPAVIHENASQAEVLVPIRLDMEIDGQKLRDAFTWNMNEKLMTPEMFAEILCDDLDLNPLTFVPAIASAIRQQIESHPTDTLLEEQADQRVIIKLNIHVGNISLVDQFEWDMSERENSPETFALKLCSELGLGGEFVTTIAYSIRGQLSWHQRTYAFRSDFSENPLPTVEIAIRNTGDADQWCPLLETLTDAEMEKKIRDQDRNTRRMRRLANTAPAW, encoded by the exons ATGGCACTAAGCAAAACCTTTGGGCAGAAACCGATAAAATTTCAATTAGAACAAGATGGAGACTTTTACATGGTTGGATCAGAG gttGGCAACTACCTGCGCATGTTCAGGGGCTCTCTTTATAAAAGATACCCATCGCTATGGAGACGCTTAGCCTCGgtggaggaaagaaagaaaattgtTGCGTCGTCACACG CCACCAGTGTGACTCTGCTGAAGGCTTCAGAATGCGAGGAGATCTTTGAGGGAAATGACGAGAAGTACAAAGCGGTGTCGATCAGCACAGAGCCACCTGCCTACCTCAG GGAGCAGAAGGCCAAGAGGAGCAGCCAGTGGGTTCCCACGCTGCCCAACAGCTCCCATCACCTGGACGCCGTGCCCTGCTCCACCACCATCAACCGCAACCGCATGGGCCGCGACAAGAAGAGGACCTTCCCTCTCTG TTTTGACGACCACGACCCGGCTGTGATCCACGAGAACGCGTCGCAGGCCGAGGTGCTGGTCCCCATCCGGCTTGACATGGAGATCGACGGCCAGAAGCTGCGAGACGCCTTCACCTGGAACATGAACG AGAAGTTGATGACCCCGGAGATGTTTGCGGAGATACTGTGTGACGACCTGGATCTGAACCCTCTGACCTTCGTGCCAGCCATCGCCTCGGCCATCCGGCAGCAGATCGAGTCCCACCCCACCGACACCCTGCTGGAGGAACAGGCCGACCAGAGGGTCATCATCAag CTGAACATCCATGTGGGGAACATCTCCCTGGTGGACCAGTTTGAGTGGGACATGTCTGAGAGGGAGAACTCACCAGAGACCTTCGCCCTGAAGCTGTGCTCTGAGCTGGGCCTGGGAGGGGAGTTCGTCACCACCATTGCCTACAGCATCCGGGGCCAGCTCAGCTGGCACCAGCGCACCTACGCCTTCAG gTCTGACTTCAG TGAGAACCCCCTGCCCACAGTGGAGATTGCCATCAGGAACACGGGCGACGCCGACCAGtggtgccccctgctggagaccCTGACAGACgcagagatggagaagaagatCCGGGACCAGGACAGGAACACCAG GCGCATGAGACGCCTGGCCAACACCGCCCCCGCCTGGTGA